GGCACGTACGCCAGCACGAACTCCGCCTCCTCCTTCGGTTCGCGGCCGCCTCGCAGCGACACGCGCACGTGGACCTCCGCCGCCGCCGAGTCGCCGTGGTTCGTCACCGTGACGGGCACCCGCCACTCCTTCGCGTTCACGGCGGCCACCGGTGTGCCCACCTGTACGGTCAGGTCCGGCGGGCCGCTGCCCGTCGTCCACGCGTCCACCGCCAGGTAGCCCATGACCAGCGCCACGAGCACGCAGCTCGCGATGAAGACGACGCCCTCCAGCCAGTTCCAATGGGTCTTCATGATTGGATGAGCAATCTCCCCGCGGAAGCTCCCAGCGTCGACGCCAGCGCCAGCACCACCACCTGTGCCACGCAGACGCTCAGGCCATTGCCGGTGAACCGGCCGAAGAACCACAGCACCAGCGCGCTCGACAGCAGTGCGATGGCGTAGGTGACGAACGTGCCCGCGAACACGTCCCGGCGCAGACGGCGGCGCGTGAAGCGGTGCGCGCGGGTGAAGTCGCTCTGGAAGAGGATGAGCCCGCCCAGCAGCAGCGACAGCACGGCGATCCCCAGCAGGCACCAGGGCTGCGTCTCCACGGCGATCATCACGATCTCCTCCGTGGGCGCCACGTTGGCCGCGAACAGCACCGCGCCGCAGAACGAGATGACCAGCTGGCCGGGGACGTGGTCCGCGGACTCCAGCCGCTTCTTGTCCTCTTCTTCGTTCTCCTCGCGGTGCTGGCCGCCCAGCTGCGCGGTGCCCACCGACACGCCGATGGCCACCGTGCCGGCCTCCACCACCACCATGCCCACCGCTTCTTGAAGGGAGGTTCCCTGGCCGATGCGGCCGATGAGCACGAGCACGCCCAGCGACACGAGCAGCCCCAGCCCCAGCTCCTCCATCGAGTCGGTGAAGACGTCGAACCAGTACACGTCCCGGCGGAAGCCGCCGTAGCGGTTGTATCCAAGCAGCAACACGTACGTGGCCACCAGGTAGCCCAGCACGTTGCCCGGATGGGACGTGAAGCCCGCCCACCACACCTCCATCGTGTAGAGCAGCGGCAGGCTGAAGAGCAGGCCGCCCGCGATGCCCCGGCCGTATTCGCGCAGGGAGTCCGACACCGGTCGTCGGCGCTGGGGCGCGTTGGCTGGAAGACTGTCGGCCATCTCAGGCCAGAAGCTAGGTTCGCTTCCTGGAGAAGGAAGTGTCCCGCGCATGGCACCGGACACTCCACGCCGCGTCCTGGGAAGAGCCTTCATGCGGCGGGGCTATATTCGCCACCGTCCATGACCGAGCGTCCCGCCCAGTACATCCTCACGCTGTCGTGCCCGGATCAGCGCGGCATCGTCCACGCCGTCTCCGGCTGGCTCGCCGAGCACGGCTGCAACATCCTCGACAGCGCCCAGTACGGCGACCCGCAGACGCGGCTGTTCTTCATGCGCGTGCACTTCACGGATGAAGAGGGGAAGGCGCAGCCCGCGGCGCTGCGCGAGGCCTTCGGTGCGCTCGCGGGGCGCTTCTCCATGGAGTGGAAGCTGCACGACGCGGCGGAGAAGCCCCGCGTGCTGCTGATGGTCTCGAAGATCGGCCACTGCCTGAACGACCTGCTGTATCGCTACCGCAGCGGCATCCTGCCGGTGGAGATCCCGGCCATCGTGTCCAACCACCGGGACTTCTACCAACTGGCCGCGTCCCACGACATTCCGTTCCACCACCTGCCGGTGACGCCGGAGAACAAGGAGCGGCAGGAGGCGCGCCTGCTGGAGTTGGTGCGCGAGCAGCGCGTGGACCTGGTGGTGCTCGCCCGGTACATGCAGATCCTCTCCGCCGGGACGTGCGATGCGCTGCGTGGGCGGCTCATCAACATCCACCACTCGTTCCTGCCCAGCTTCAAGGGGGCTCGGCCGTACCAGCAGGCCTACGACCGGGGCGTGAAGCTGATTGGCGCGACGGCCCACTTCGTCACGGGCGACCTGGACGAGGGACCCATCATCGAACAGGACGTGGAGCGCGTGGACCACACGCTGTCGCCCGAGGCCCTGACGGCGATCGGACGCGACGTGGAGAGCGTGGTGCTGGGCCGCGCGGTGACGTGGTTCGTGCAGCACCGCATCCTGCTCAACGGCCACAAGACCGTCGTGTTCCGCTGAGTCAGCCGGCGGGGCACGCGGCGCCCGCGCCGAGCACGTCCGCGTCGTGGTGCACCTGCACCGCGCCGGACGACTCCAGGTGGCGAACGAACAGCGAGCCGAAGACCTCCGCGTTGCCGCTCAGGTTGAGCTGGGCCTGGGGCGCGTAGAGGTTGCCCGCGAGCGTGCTGCCCGCGGAGATGTCCAGCGCCTGCGAGCCCGCCACGTAGACGCGCACCCGCGAGGGCAGGGCGGCGGAGCCCAGCGTGAGATCGCCGGACACGATGAAGCCCCCCGCGAGGAAGAGGTCCAGTTCCCCGGGAGGCTGCACGTCCACGGTGAGCGCTTCCCTCAGGTCCACGCCGCCGGGGATGAACAGCGCGGTGCGGCCCCGGATGCGCAGCGTGGCATGGCCCGGCCCCGCGATGCGCGTCAGCAGGAAGCGGCCACAGGGCAGCTCCAGCACGCGCTCGCCGGAGACATCCGTCAGCGTCGCCGGGTCCAGGCCGATGGCCGCGTTGTCGTTGTCCACGGTGTGGTGGGCGATGAGCGCGGCGGGGTCGAAGCGCGAACCCTCGTCGCAGTCACAAGGGGTGACCGGGGGCACGGGCTCACGGCGCAGCTCCGACGCCTGGGCTGGGCCGGGGGAGAACTCTGGAGGCACGGTGAGCACGCCGCCCACGGTGAGCGCGGCGAGCCCCACGTCCCCGTTCACCCGAGCGTCACCGGCCACGGTGGCGGACGTGCCGGGGCCGGAGAGGGGACCGTTGCTGTCCAGCCCGCCGCCCACCGTGAGCGGACTGCTGAGCTGGACGCCGCCCACCTGGAGCGAGCCACCCACCGAGACGCGGTCGTTCGCGGACAGGACTCCGTTCACGCCCACGTCGCCGCCCGGACCGCCGGGAGCGTAGGGGCCCGCGGAGCTTCGGAACGCATCCACGGTGAAGGGGGCGCTGAGGGACAGTCCTTCGCAGGAACACGCCGCGCGGCGGAACAGCGTCTGCGCCAGCTGGCCGCTGCACGCCTGGGGTCCCGAGGCCGGATTCCCGAGCAGCAGCGGAGGTCCGCTGTTCGCGCAGTGCGCCGCCCATTCATCCGGAACGTCGGTCCCCGCGTCGGGCGAGCGCAGCGTGGCCACCGGATCATCCACCGTGCACGCGGCGCCCAGCAGCGCGGTCCAGAACACGAGCCCCGCGATGCGCAGCCTCATGGGGTCGTCACCGTGCCGAGTCATGCGAGGGGGCCTCCTGCCAGCGCCAAGGGAGCCTCGCCGAGCACATGCACACCGCGCGTGGACGCAGCGTGTCCCATGGGCCCCGGGCCCGGCGCGGCCCAAACCTGTCCGACTGTCGGACAGGTTTCCACGGCGCGGAGGGCGGAGGCGCGCCGCCCGCAGCGCCGGGCACCGAGGAGGCGGTGTTCCTCCAAACCTGTCCGACAGTCGGACAGGTTTCCACGGCGTGCCGCTGACAGGCGTCCCACCAGGGTTCTCACCTTCTCATCCATGAGGACAGTCAGGCCCGAGGCTCTGGGGGGATTCCAAGCTCGACGTCGGGCCGTGTCTCATGGCGGCGACAGCTCCCGGAGCCGCGCGCGCGACGCCGCGCTGAGCGGCGAGTCCGGATGCAGCGAGAGGAACTCTCCCAGCGCCCGGGCCTCCGCCGCCGTGTCGCCCAGGGCGCGGTGGGCTTCCGCCACGCCGTGGCGTGCCTCCGGATCCAACATGCCACCGGGTTGCAGTCGCACCGCGTCCTGGTACTGGCGCAGGGCGCCTCGCGCGTCACCCAGGTGCTCCAGTCGCAGCGCCCCCGACGCCACGCGCGCGACGTACGCGGCCAGCGACGACGGCTCCGCGCGGATGACGCGCAGGTAGAGCCCTTCCGCGTCCTTCCACTTGCCCGCCGAACGGAGCGCGTTGGCCTGCCGCAGCAGGTCCTCCGGCTTCGACGACTCCTTCACGGTGATGCTCGGACGCAGCGGCCGGGGATGCTCGATGACGAAGGGCTCGGACGGCGCGGGCGGGGGCAGGGGCACCGGCTCCAGCGTGGCCATCCGCGTCGGCTCCGGCACGGCCGGCGTCAGCACCTGCGGGTGCGGCTGCGAGGGCCGCGCATAGCGCCACGCGGCGGCGGCGGCCCCGGTGAAGACGAGCGCCGCGCCCGCCATCAAC
This DNA window, taken from Corallococcus coralloides DSM 2259, encodes the following:
- a CDS encoding TIGR02587 family membrane protein gives rise to the protein MADSLPANAPQRRRPVSDSLREYGRGIAGGLLFSLPLLYTMEVWWAGFTSHPGNVLGYLVATYVLLLGYNRYGGFRRDVYWFDVFTDSMEELGLGLLVSLGVLVLIGRIGQGTSLQEAVGMVVVEAGTVAIGVSVGTAQLGGQHREENEEEDKKRLESADHVPGQLVISFCGAVLFAANVAPTEEIVMIAVETQPWCLLGIAVLSLLLGGLILFQSDFTRAHRFTRRRLRRDVFAGTFVTYAIALLSSALVLWFFGRFTGNGLSVCVAQVVVLALASTLGASAGRLLIQS
- the purU gene encoding formyltetrahydrofolate deformylase yields the protein MTERPAQYILTLSCPDQRGIVHAVSGWLAEHGCNILDSAQYGDPQTRLFFMRVHFTDEEGKAQPAALREAFGALAGRFSMEWKLHDAAEKPRVLLMVSKIGHCLNDLLYRYRSGILPVEIPAIVSNHRDFYQLAASHDIPFHHLPVTPENKERQEARLLELVREQRVDLVVLARYMQILSAGTCDALRGRLINIHHSFLPSFKGARPYQQAYDRGVKLIGATAHFVTGDLDEGPIIEQDVERVDHTLSPEALTAIGRDVESVVLGRAVTWFVQHRILLNGHKTVVFR
- a CDS encoding DUF7305 domain-containing protein — encoded protein: MTRHGDDPMRLRIAGLVFWTALLGAACTVDDPVATLRSPDAGTDVPDEWAAHCANSGPPLLLGNPASGPQACSGQLAQTLFRRAACSCEGLSLSAPFTVDAFRSSAGPYAPGGPGGDVGVNGVLSANDRVSVGGSLQVGGVQLSSPLTVGGGLDSNGPLSGPGTSATVAGDARVNGDVGLAALTVGGVLTVPPEFSPGPAQASELRREPVPPVTPCDCDEGSRFDPAALIAHHTVDNDNAAIGLDPATLTDVSGERVLELPCGRFLLTRIAGPGHATLRIRGRTALFIPGGVDLREALTVDVQPPGELDLFLAGGFIVSGDLTLGSAALPSRVRVYVAGSQALDISAGSTLAGNLYAPQAQLNLSGNAEVFGSLFVRHLESSGAVQVHHDADVLGAGAACPAG
- a CDS encoding tetratricopeptide repeat protein, which encodes MSARPPDDGDGEPLDDLLRPLDNGSGPARRLSRQRSSALVQAALDAALQQAPEPPRRRRRPPVWLMAGAALVFTGAAAAAWRYARPSQPHPQVLTPAVPEPTRMATLEPVPLPPPAPSEPFVIEHPRPLRPSITVKESSKPEDLLRQANALRSAGKWKDAEGLYLRVIRAEPSSLAAYVARVASGALRLEHLGDARGALRQYQDAVRLQPGGMLDPEARHGVAEAHRALGDTAAEARALGEFLSLHPDSPLSAASRARLRELSPP